TACGAGCCTCAGCTATTCGCACCCTGACCTCATACTCTTCTATAACCATCTGATGTTTCAAATAATTCAGACATCTGTTCTGTACCCATTTAAAAAGGAAAGATTGTATATTAGCAGCATCTATCAACTTTTTCTGTTCCCAATAAGACGTAAAAACATCCTGTACCAAATCTTTTGCAACGTTTTCATCTACAAAACGGCAGGCCAAAGCCATAAGTCGCGGATAAAAACATTCGAAAAAAGATTTGAAAGCAGCACGATCCCCTTCTTTTACTTTTTGTATGTCTATTGGTAATTGCACAATACATGATTTTTCCGTCTGCAAAATAAACATTTATATTTAAACTCTATTCACTATTCCTACATTTATTATTCATTCAATAAAATTTAAGGAAAGAGCTTTCATTTCTATACACAGAAAAAAATTGCTGATAACATCAACCTTAACCAGGGGTTTCAGCTACATATAAATTTCAAAAAAAAAGAAAAACCGTTTACTATCATATAGATAATAAACGGCTCTCTTTTCTGTTTGTTGTCTCACGAGGATTCGAACCTCGACAGACAGAACCAAAAACTGTAGTGCTACCATTACACCATGAGACAATCCAGCGCTTTATTTAAAGCGATGCAAA
This is a stretch of genomic DNA from Parabacteroides chongii. It encodes these proteins:
- a CDS encoding RNA polymerase sigma-70 factor; its protein translation is MQLPIDIQKVKEGDRAAFKSFFECFYPRLMALACRFVDENVAKDLVQDVFTSYWEQKKLIDAANIQSFLFKWVQNRCLNYLKHQMVIEEYEVRVRIAEARIEFLNDRTDSNDVLKQVIDWDLHEQIEASVKKLPPKTAKVFRLCYYEDMSHKEIAEKVGISVRTVESHVRNAVLFLRKDLKDLLILYIAFVQIIN